From a single Larimichthys crocea isolate SSNF chromosome XIII, L_crocea_2.0, whole genome shotgun sequence genomic region:
- the hace1 gene encoding E3 ubiquitin-protein ligase HACE1 isoform X4 yields the protein MMERAMEQLNVQLSRLTRSLRRARTVELPEDNETAVYTLMPMVMADQHRSVSELLLNSKFDVNYAFGRVKRSLLHIAANCGSVECLVLLLKRGANPNYQDISGCTPLHLAARNGQKKCMGRLLEYNADVNICNNEGLTAIHWLAVNGRTELLHDLVQHVSNVDVEDAMGQTALHVACQNGHKTTVLCLLDSGADINRPNVSGATPLYFACSHGQRDTAQILLSRGSKYLPDKNGVTPLDLCVQGGYGETCEILIQHHGRLFQTLIQMTQNDDIKESMLRQVLEHVSQQSDSHYQRILTSLAEVATTNGHKLLSLSSSYEAQMKSLLRIVRIFCHVFRLGPSSPNNGNDMGYNGNKTARSQVFKPLELLWHSLDEWLVLISTELDRNRNNPSSPSSSSEIASLLLKQREVEHSSSTPKLPSLLDPQIVMETEVYADGEDVISMTANRLSAVIQAFYMCCSCQMPQGMTSPRFIEFVCKHDEVLKCFVTRNPKIIFNHFHFLLECPELMSRFMHIIKGQPFKDRCEWFYEHLLAGQPDSDMVHRPVNENDILLIHRDSIFRSSCEMVSKSTNEKLKQGIAVRFHGEEGMGQGVVREWFDILSNEIINPDYALFTQSADGTTFQPNSNSSVNPDHLNYFRFAGHILGLALYHRQLVNIYFTRSFYKHILGIPVNYQDVSSIDPEYAKNLQWILDNDISDLGLELTFSVETDVFGAMEEVPLKPGGTSILVTQDNKAEYVQLVTELRMTRAIQPQINAFLQGFHTFIPASLIQLFDEYELELLLSGMPEIDVQDWCRNTEYTSGYDPQEPVIQWFWQVVTGLTQEERVLLLQFVTGSSRVPHGGFAYLMGGSGLQKFTVAAVPYTSNLLPTSSTCINMLKLPEYPSQEVLRDRLLVALHCGSYGYTMA from the exons ATGATGGAAAGGGCGATGGAGCAGCTCAACGTACAGCTCAGCCGGCTGACCCGTTCCCTCCGCCGGGCCAGGACCGTGGAACTCCCGGAAG ACAATGAGACTGCAGTGTACACGCTTATGCCAATGGTCATGGCTGACCAGCACAG GTCAGTGTCAGAGTTGCTCCTCAACTCCAAATTTGATGTGAACTACGCCTTTGGACGTGTAAAGAGAAGTCTGCTGCACATTGCTGCCAA CTGTGGGTCTGTGGAGTGTCTGGTTCTGCTGCTGAAGAGAGGAGCCAACCCAAACTACCAGGACATCTCAGGCTGTACTCCTCTGCACCTCGCTGCTAGGAACGG ACAAAAAAAGTGTATGGGCAGACTCTTGGAATATAATGCTGATGTCAACATCTGCAACAATGAGGGACTGACTGCT ATCCATTGGTTGGCAGTGAACGGGCGGACTGAGCTCCTCCATGATCTGGTTCAGCATGTGTCCAACGTGGATGTGGAGGATGCAATGGGGCAGACAGCTCTACATGTAGCCTGTCAGAACGGACACAAGACT aCGGTGTTGTGTCTTCTGGACAGTGGAGCTGACATCAACCGGCCAAACGTCTCTGGAGCTACACCTCTTTACTTTGCCTGCAG CCATGGCCAAAGAGACACAGCACAGATCCTGCTGTCTCGGGGCTCCAAATACCTCCCTGACAAGAATGGCGTCACTCCTCTGGATCTCTGTGTGCAG ggtggATATGGAGAAACCTGTGAGATCCTCATCCAGCATCACGGCAGACTGTTCCAGACCCTCATCCAGATGACCCAGAATGATGATATTAAAGAGAGCATG ctcagGCAGGTTCTGGAGCATGTCTCTCAGCAGAGTGACAGTCATTACCAGAGGATCTTGACCAGCCTTGCTGAAGTTGCTACTACCAATGGGCACAAGCTTCTCAG CCTGTCCAGCAGTTATGAAGCTCAGATGAAGAGTTTGCTGAGAATAGTTCGTATTTTCTGCCATGTCTTCCGCCTGGGGCCTTCATCGCCCAACAACGGCAACGACATGGGCTACAATGGCAACAAGACAGCTCGCAGCCAGGTCTTTAAG ccatTGGAGCTGCTGTGGCACTCCCTCGACGAGTGGCTCGTGCTCATCTCCACCGAGCtggacaggaacaggaacaaCCCGTCGTCGCCGTCCTCCAGTAGCGAGATAGCCTCCCTGCTTCTCAAACAGCGGGAGGTCGAGCACTCCAGCTCCACACCAAAGCTCCCCTCCTTGCTGGACCCTCAGATTGTTATGGAAACTGAGGTGTATGCCGACGGGGAGGACGTTATCTCCATGACAGCCAATCGACTCAGCGCTGTGATCCAGGCCTTCTATATGTGCTGCTCCTGTCAGATGCCACAAGG AATGACGTCCCCTCGCTTCATTGAGTTTGTCTGCAAGCATGACGAGGTGCTCAAGTGTTTTGTAACCAG gaatcCAAAGATCATCTTCAACCACTTCCACTTCCTCCTGGAGTGTCCAGAGTTGATGTCACGCTTCATGCATATTATCAAGGGCCAG CCCTTCAAAGATCGTTGTGAGTGGTTCTACGAGCATCTGCTGGCTGGCCAGCCAGACTCAGACATGGTTCATCGTCCGGTCAACGAGAACGACATCCTGCTCATCCACAGAG ACTCCATATTCAGGAGTAGCTGTGAGATGGTATCAAAGTCCACCAATGAGAAACTTAAACAGGGTATCGCTGTTCGTTTCCATGGCGAGGAGGGGATG GGTCAGGGTGTGGTTCGAGAGTGGTTCGACATTCTGTCCAATGAAATCATCAACCCAGACTATGCTCTGTTCACTCAGTCAGCTGATG GTACCACATTTCAGCCCAACAGTAACTCCTCAGTGAACCCGGACCACCTGAACTACTTCCGGTTCGCAGGTCATATCCTGGGTCTGGCTCTGTACCATCGACAGCTGGTCAACATCTACTTCACCCGCTCCTTCTACAAACACATACTGG ggatcCCTGTGAACTATCAGGACGTGTCGTCCATCGATCCAGAGTACGCCAAAAACCTGCAGTGGATCCTGGACAATGACATCAGTGATCTGGGTCTGGAGCTCACCTTCTCTGTAGAGACAGACGTTTTCGGCGCGATGGAGGAAGTGCCGCTCAAACCTGGAGGTACCAGCATCCTGGTCACCCAGGACAACAAG GCCGAGTATGTCCAGCTGGTGACGGAGCTGAGGATGACACGAGCCATCCAGCCTCAGATAAACGCTTTCCTGCAAGGATTCCACACCTTCATCCCCGCCTCGCTCATCCAGCTTTTCGATGAATACGAATTG gagCTCCTGCTGTCAGGGATGCCAGAGATCGATGTGCAGGATTGGTGCAGGAACACAGAGTACACCAGTGGCTACGACCCTCAGGAGCCCGTCATCCAG TGGTTCTGGCAGGTGGTGACGGGCCTGACCCAGGAGGAACGGGTTCTTCTGCTTCAGTTTGTCACCGGAAG TTCCAGGGTTCCTCATGGCGGCTTCGCCTACCTGATGGGTGGCAGCGGTTTACAGAAGTTCACTGTTGCTGCAGTGCCATACACCTCCAACCTACTGCCTACCTCCAGTACCTG tATCAACATGCTGAAACTCCCAGAATACCCGAGCCAGGAGGTCCTGAGAGACCGGCTGCTGGTAGCGCTGCATTGTGGGAGCTACGGGTACACCATGGCATAA